Proteins encoded within one genomic window of Gigantopelta aegis isolate Gae_Host chromosome 2, Gae_host_genome, whole genome shotgun sequence:
- the LOC121389010 gene encoding probable inactive protein kinase DDB_G0270444, with protein MNGLYPGSELCKQELEHELELGQELELGQELEIDLGLEKELEQEIEHEHEHELEQELEHELEHELEHELEHELGQELEQELEHELEPELGQELEHELEQELEHELEQELEQELEQELEPELGQELEHELEHELEHELEHELGQELEQELEHELEHELEPELGQELEHELEPELEQELEHELEPELEQELEPELEQELEHELEPELGQELEHELEPELEQELEHELEPELGQELEHELEPELEHELEHELEPELGQELEHELEHELEPELGQELEHELEPELEHELEHELEPELEHELEPELEPELEPELGQELEHELEHELEPELEQELEPELGQELEHELEHELEPELEQKQELEHELELGQELELGQELEIDLGLEKELEQEIEHEHEHELEQELEHELELEQELEHELEQEIEHEHEHELEQELEHELELEQELEHELELEQELEIDLGLEKELEQEIEHEHEHELELEQYQELEIDLGLEQEQDECKERK; from the exons AACAAGAACTAGAACATGAACTAGAACTAGGACAAGAGCTAGAACTAGGACAAGAACTAGAAATAGATTTAGGACTAGAAAAAgaactagaacaagaaatagaacATGAACATGAACATGAACTAGAACAAGAACTAGAACATGAACTAGAACACGAACTAGAACACGAACTAGAACACGAACTAGGACAAGAACTAGAACAAGAACTAGAACACGAACTAGAACCAGAACTAGGACAAGAACTAGAACACGAACTAGAACAAGAACTAGAACACGAACTAGAACAAGAACTAGAACAAGAACTAGAACAAGAACTAGAACCAGAACTAGGACAAGAACTAGAACACGAACTAGAACACGAACTAGAACACGAACTAGAACACGAACTAGGACAAGAACTAGAACAAGAACTAGAACACGAACTAGAACACGAACTAGAACCAGAACTAGGACAAGAACTAGAACACGAACTAGAACCAGAACTAGAACAAGAACTAGAACACGAACTAGAACCAGAACTAGAACAAGAACTAGAACCAGAACTAGAACAAGAACTAGAACACGAACTAGAACCAGAACTAGGACAAGAACTAGAACACGAACTAGAACCAGAACTAGAACAAGAACTAGAACACGAACTAGAACCAGAACTAGGACAAGAACTAGAACACGAACTAGAACCAGAACTAGAACACGAACTAGAACACGAACTAGAACCAGAACTAGGACAAGAACTAGAACACGAACTAGAACACGAACTAGAACCAGAACTAGGACAAGAACTAGAACACGAACTAGAACCAGAACTAGAACACGAACTAGAACACGAACTAGAACCAGAACTAGAACACGAACTAGAACCAGAACTAGAACCAGAACTAGAACCAGAACTAGGACAAGAACTAGAACACGAACTAGAACACGAACTAGAACCAGAACTAGAACAAGAACTAGAACCAGAACTAGGACAAGAACTAGAACACGAACTAGAACACGAACTAGAACCAGAActagaacaaa AACAAGAACTAGAACATGAACTAGAACTAGGACAAGAGCTAGAACTAGGACAAGAACTAGAAATAGATTTAGGACTAGAAAAAgaactagaacaagaaatagaacATGAACATGAACATGAACTAGAACAAGAACTAGAACATGAACTAGAACTAGAACAAGAACTAGAACATgaactagaacaagaaatagaacATGAACATGAACATGAACTAGAACAAGAACTAGAACATGAACTAGAACTAGAACAAGAACTAGAACATGAACTAGAACTAGAACAAGAACTAGAAATAGATCTAGGACTAGAAAAAgaactagaacaagaaatagaacATGAACATGAACATGAACTAGAACTAGAACAATATCAAGAACTAGAAATAGATCTAGGACTAGAACAAGAACAAGATGAATGTAAAGAACGAAAATAA